A region of Drosophila mauritiana strain mau12 chromosome 3L, ASM438214v1, whole genome shotgun sequence DNA encodes the following proteins:
- the LOC117141833 gene encoding protein JTB, with translation MLENCQRHHMLLGLGALTMVTILVLFVESRYAADGPRRREPQFVIEDNSTCWRNEKYTMVQECHPCSEFDIVSRSLGVCIHTHYKEVLRCQSGEIVTRSCDRVALIEQMNFLKFEVSCFVIGLLSYLVSYARDRVLSRRNYMRIERQLNRVQ, from the coding sequence ATGCTCGAAAACTGTCAGCGCCACCACATGCTCCTTGGACTAGGAGCCCTAACGATGGTCACCATCCTCGTCCTGTTCGTGGAATCTCGTTACGCGGCAGATGGGCCTCGTCGCCGAGAGCCGCAGTTCGTGATCGAGGACAACTCGACCTGCTGGCGGAATGAGAAGTACACGATGGTGCAGGAGTGCCACCCGTGCTCCGAATTCGACATAGTCAGCCGCAGCCTGGGCGTCTGCATCCACACGCACTACAAGGAAGTGCTGCGCTGCCAGAGCGGCGAGATCGTTACGAGGAGCTGCGACCGAGTGGCGCTCATCGAGCAAATGAACTTCCTGAAATTTGAGGTCTCGTGCTTTGTAATCGGATTACTTAGCTACCTGGTCAGTTATGCCCGCGATCGAGTCCTGTCCAGGCGCAACTACATGAGAATCGAGCGACAGCTAAACCGGGTCCAATAG
- the LOC117141829 gene encoding probable serine/threonine-protein kinase DDB_G0280133 isoform X1 — protein sequence MVLRSGIIIPFQFRDTKKLLMIGVPQENRDLNIWDLKNVVRAAFGIYNFEFRNKKIGFNIPDELLLHYLDQRHDLTNFVIEISQVYDVGLDNYVLNRQCRCADQKMLNDSPTPEEPTNLCQPSNVLEAAPTPLMALPPCEDEDQEPEHEHEHEESMKYRIERESSGAASAELGLPAYEACSPKMDYDTQDELPDSPHSQPLPPPPFPLPTALPLPPPPTSHHQHLQQQQQQQHEERIQQEYIIQQQQQHQHLQQQQHHLALLQQQQQQQQQEQQQQIQQHQGVNMAMGTTTTNNIRQRKERMSKRQKELYVHFLQQHQFINDHRRNDPALDPYWLKLANLLNAVPQGAVKHVTEWKQTFDNWRYRIFLYARYNSKLQDEEAQNPRNFKPLTRTDKQAYIMWIRNPDTAPPDLDKMRNVFCNLEESAVQQE from the exons ATGGTGCTGCGGTCGGGAATCATAATTCCGTTTCAGTTTCGTGACACAAAGAAGCTGCTGATGATCGGGGTTCCCCAGGAGAACCGCGACCTAAACATATGGGACCTGAAGAACGTGG TGCGTGCCGCCTTCGGGATCTACAACTTCGAGTTCCGGAACAAGAAGATCGGCTTTAACATCCCGGACGAACTGCTGCTGCACTATCTGGACCAGAGGCACGACCTCACCAACTTCGTTATAGAGATCAGTCAAG TCTACGATGTCGGCCTGGACAACTATGTGCTGAATCGCCAGTGCCGCTGTGCAGACCAGAAAATGCTCAACGATTCGCCAACGCCCGAGGAGCCCACCAATTTGTGCCAGCCCAGCAATGTGCTGGAGGCCGCGCCCACTCCGCTcatggcgctgccaccctgcgaGGACGAGGATCAGGAGCCTGAGCATGAGCACGAGCACGAGGAGAGCATGAAGTACCGGATCGAAAGGGAGAGCAGTGGAGCTGCCTCCGCGGAGCTGGGCTTGCCCGCCTACGAGGCCTGCTCGCCCAAGATGGACTACGACACGCAGGACGAGCTGCCGGACTCGCCGCACTCGCAGCCGCTGCCACCACCGCCTTTCCCTTTGCCCACGGCCCTGCCGCTGCCGCCTCCGCCCACCTCGCATCACCAACatctgcaacagcagcagcagcagcaacatgag GAGCGCATCCAGCAAGAGTACatcatccagcagcagcagcagcatcagcacctgcagcagcaacagcaccaccTGGCtctcctgcagcagcagcagcagcagcagcagcaggagcaacagcagcagattCAGCAGCACCAGGGAGTCAACATGGCCATGGGCACCACTACGACAAACAACATTCGAC AGCGCAAGGAGCGCATGTCCAAGCGGCAGAAGGAGCTGTACGTACACTtcctgcagcagcaccagTTCATCAACGACCACCGTCGCAACGATCCCGCGCTGGACCCATACTGGCTGAAGCTGGCCAACCTGCTGAACGCCGTGCCGCAGGGCGCCGTCAAGCACGTGACCGAGTGGAAGCAGACCTTCGACAACTGGCGATACCGCATCTTCCTTTACGCACGCTACAACTCCAAGCTGCAGGACGAGGAGGCGCAGAATCCGCGCAACTTCAAGCCTCTGACCCGGACCGACAAACAGGCCTACATCATGTGGATCCGGAACCCGGACACCGCGCCGCCCGACCTGGACAAGATGCGCAACGTCTTCTGCAACCTGGAGGAGTCGGCGGTGCAGCAGGAGTAG
- the LOC117141829 gene encoding uncharacterized protein LOC117141829 isoform X2, with protein MVLRSGIIIPFQFRDTKKLLMIGVPQENRDLNIWDLKNVVRAAFGIYNFEFRNKKIGFNIPDELLLHYLDQRHDLTNFVIEISQALDDGHAKEMLSYEPSCSMAVLKHHAHQHQHHVPLPQRSNESASHHAHEYVPGSQPTSPALGMSSEAVDSPLDQQGNNSVSERTDNSHKLRLGQAYSERTPESMTQAIDPMDIIPKSESESEVERLQRASRFLARQEQHQAQQQQHQQQLLPGQQIFPSYTHPLPSMNAPNASQQSPYTPGLMSRFRKRGERMSKDQKELYVKFFEDNPCMLSNHRRHDGLTEPLWAKLAHMLNSVPQGAVKNVEDWKQTFDAWRYRIFMYTRYNSKLSMSETTDPKNFKPLTATDQKAYAMWTSHKHITPQDYEKMDMFVPLDETTTTTNSYDY; from the exons ATGGTGCTGCGGTCGGGAATCATAATTCCGTTTCAGTTTCGTGACACAAAGAAGCTGCTGATGATCGGGGTTCCCCAGGAGAACCGCGACCTAAACATATGGGACCTGAAGAACGTGG TGCGTGCCGCCTTCGGGATCTACAACTTCGAGTTCCGGAACAAGAAGATCGGCTTTAACATCCCGGACGAACTGCTGCTGCACTATCTGGACCAGAGGCACGACCTCACCAACTTCGTTATAGAGATCAGTCAAG CTCTGGACGATGGCCACGCCAAGGAGATGCTCTCCTACGAGCCCTCATGCTCGATGGCGGTCCTGAAGCACCACGCTcatcagcaccagcaccacgtGCCTCTGCCGCAGAGGTCAAACGAAAGCGCCTCGCACCACGCCCACGAATATGTGCCTGGCTCCCAGCCCACCTCTCCGGCCCTAGGGATGAGTTCAGAGGCGGTGGACTCGCCACTGGACCAGCAGGGCAACAACTCGGTGTCGGAACGCACGGACAATTCCCACAAACTGCGCCTGGGGCAGGCTTACTCGGAACGGACGCCGGAATCGATGACCCAGGCCATTGACCCCATGGACATTATACCCAAGTCGGAGTCCGAATCGGAGGTGGAGCGTCTGCAGCGGGCCTCCAGATTCCTGGCGCGCCAGGAACAGCACCaagcccagcagcaacagcatcagcagcagttGCTGCCCGGTCAGCAGATCTTCCCTAGCTACACGCATCCTTTGCCGTCGATGAATGCACCAAACGCCTCCCAACAGTCGCCTTACACGCCGGGTCTGATGAGTCGCTTTAGAA AACGCGGCGAACGCATGTCCAAGGACCAAAAGGAGCTGTACGTCAAGTTTTTCGAGGACAATCCATGCATGCTATCAAACCACCGACGGCACGATGGCCTCACCGAACCACTGTGGGCAAAATTGGCCCACATGCTGAATAGTGTTCCCCAAGGCGCCGTAAAGAACGTGGAGGACTGGAAGCAGACCTTTGACGCCTGGCGGTACCGCATCTTCATGTACACACGCTACAACTCCAAGCTCAGCATGTCGGAAACGACCGATCCGAAGAACTTCAAGCCCCTGACAGCTACCGACCAGAAGGCGTATGCCATGTGGACCAGCCACAAGCACATAACGCCGCAGGACTACGAAAAAATGGACATGTTCGTGCCGCTGGACGAGACCACCACGACAACGAACAGCTACGACTACTAG